One genomic region from Xyrauchen texanus isolate HMW12.3.18 chromosome 4, RBS_HiC_50CHRs, whole genome shotgun sequence encodes:
- the LOC127641203 gene encoding chaperone protein DnaJ-like — protein sequence MSVFPCLVDRWSEENNSIISRWKQNERSPEPNQDVQKRCYSESLKLHQKIQGIPAATERLKLEMTVSYNRFLFSLGFSIPSEIEESLTHTLLRALEAVGPQVPTSDPVMLWQVVLQTFGTSVYVPYVHKLLLIQWMLWLMQCQLDNILALLKQTNNKKELSAPVNLQIVIRNLALTMEEDSFLMVAMAAKDLKDLLHICTVIAQDFGFNGINGFHQGGGRRHRTEPLHAGGGRRKVQDPPVVHELKVSLEEIFHGCTKRMRITHQRVNPDRRTMRTEDKILNIVIKRGWKEGTKITFPKEGDETPENIPADIAFVLKDKGHPLFKRDSANIIYTAKISLKEALCGCTVNIPTIDNRVIPLPCNDLIKPSTIKRLRGEGLPFPKNPSQRGDLIVEFQVRFPDRIPPQSREIIKQHLPQS from the exons ATGTCTGTCTTTCCCTGTTTAGTTGACAGATGGAGTGAGGAGAATAACAGCATAATTTCTAGGTGGAAG caaaatgaacgaagcCCTGAGCCAAATCAGGATGTTCAGAAACGATGCTATTCAGAAAGCCTCAAACTGCATCAGAAAATTCAAG GCATACCAGCAGCTACTGAACGACTCAAGCTTGAAATGACAGTTTCATACAACAGGTTTTTATTCTCACTGGGCTTCTCTATACCAAGTGAGATAGAGGAAAGTCTCACTCACACTTTATTAAGAG CTTTAGAGGCTGTTGGACCTCAGGTTCCCACTTCTGATCCAGTTATGTTGTGGCAGGTTGTTCTACAGACTTTTGGCACCTCAGTCTATGTGCCATATGTCCACAAACTTCTGTTGATCCAGTGGATGCTTTGGCTTATGCAGTGTCAGTTAGATAACATTCTTGCTCTTCTGAAACAGACTAATAACAAG AAAGAGCTCTCAGCACCTGTGAATCTACAGATAGTAATCAGAAACCTTGCTTTGACCATGGAAGAGGACTCCTTTCTAATGGTTGCCATGGCAGCAAAGGACCTCAAGGATCTTTTGCACATCTGCACCGTTATTGCCCAAG ACTTTGGTTTTAATGGGATCAATGGTTTTCATCAAGGTGGAGGTCGTAGGCATCGTACCGAGCCCTTGCATGCAGGAGGCGGCAGGAGGAAAGTACAGGATCCTCCAGTGGTACATGAGCTTAAAGTGTCTCTAGAGGAGATCTTCCATGGATGTACCAAGCGGATGCGAATCACTCACCAACGGGTGAACCCAGACAGAAGGACAATGAGGACAGAGGACAAGATCCTTAACATTGTCATCAAGAGGGGCTGGAAGGAAGGGACCAAGATCACCTTTCCCAAAGAGGGTGATGAGACACCTGAGAACATTCCTGCTGATATTGCATTTGTTCTCAAGGACAAAGGGCATCCACTCTTCAAAAGAGATAGCGCCAACATTATTTATACAGCCAAGATCAGTCTTAAGGAG gCATTGTGTGGCTGCACAGTGAACATTCCCACCATCGACAACCGAGTAATCCCATTGCCCTGCAACGATCTCATCAAACCAAGCACAATCAAGAGACTGCGTGGGGAAGGCCTTCCTTTCCCAAAAAATCCATCCCAGCGTGGGGATTTGATAGTGGAGTTCCAGGTGCGCTTCCCAGACAGAATACCACCCCAGTCTAGAGAGATCATCAAACAGCACCTACCCCAGTCTTAG